From Prinia subflava isolate CZ2003 ecotype Zambia chromosome 32, Cam_Psub_1.2, whole genome shotgun sequence:
GGCAGAGCGGCCGcgggagctgccagctcccagggcggagcagctgctcccaaaccTGCCGGCGCAGGCGGTGGCTTCAAAGGATTTTCCGCTGGGACAGGTCCCAGTCCCTCCCTTGGCTTTGcctgggtttttggggggtttgtgaGATGGAACAGCCCCCCCAGCACCCAGAGAGATGCTTACACCAGGAGAAACTTGGCGCCAGCTTCTCCTCGGCACTCGTAGTCGCTGGGGTCCTCCCGCTTGGAAAGCCCGTACGCCCCCAGGGCCATCCCCGTCACGTtgcagaggaggatgaggaggatgatgGAGCACAGCACCGTGCCCACGATCCACCtggagggaagagcagcagggcacacCCTCGAGATGCGGGGCTGAGGCACCTGGGGCAAGCTCGGGCccttctctgctgcatcccCCACAGCCCGTCCTGCCCCCAGGGTCACCTGTAGCGCTCGAAGCGCTCCACCTCCCGCAGGTACGGCCGGCTCCGCTCCTCCGCCTTCCCCAGCGCGTCGCTCACGGGCCGGGTGTAGTCGGGCAGGGGGAAGCCGTCAGCGATGGACTGCACCTTCTCCGCCGTGCGGGCCAGGTCGCCCCGCAGATCTGCGGGGCCAAGGCTCTGCTGGAGGGGCTGGTGGTCCCTgcatcccaccctgtgccctcGAAGTGGGATGCACCGCTTGGGGGATGTCCCCACTGTGTGTGGCAGCCCCACTCACCCTGGATGACCTGCGCCATCCTCtccacagccagctctgggaTGGAGTTGAAGGTTCCGTTGCCCTGCCAGGAAAGAGGGGATGCTGAGCacctcagctggagctgcctgtgtcTGCTGGACCCCCCCACTTCACCCTGACCCCCCAACCTGGCGAATCATCTCTGCAAAGTCACTCCGGGGCAGACCGGCCAGCGCCTCCAACACCTTCTCCACCGATGGCACCTTGGGGTGGAAGGGAGAGCCTGTGAGCCCCGGGCCAGCCGTGCGGGGAGGTGACAGTGGGGGACCAGCACCCCATGCCCACCTTGCCGTAGTCGGCGCCCGGCTCCAGGCCCTGCGCCCTGCCCAGGACGCTGGCGCAGGAGGTGCAGCGCGGGTCGTCCAGGAGCGCGACCACGCGGCGCCTTCGCTCCCGCAGCGCCGGCTCCAGCtcggcccgcgccgccgccagCGCCCGCGCCGTCCTGTGGACAATCTGTAAATGGTGCAGCGAGGTCTGTAGGTCTTAAAGAGAAAGCCCAGGGCTAGTTCACGCTGCTCCACTCGGCCTCCCCGGCGAGGCTTCAGCCCCGGTGCCGGCCCCGGGGACAGTCGCGCTCCGGCCGTACCTCCGGCCCTGTCCTGCAGGTCCGCCAGCGCCGCGTAGGTCATGGCCTTGAGCTGTGCGTGGATGGAGAGCCCCACGCTCCGGCTGAGCCCTGCAAGGCACCGGGGCACCGTCAGCGCATCGTCCATCCCCGGGGCAGGCTCGGGGTGTGCCCAGCGCCGTGCTTACCGCCCAGGTCGGAGTTTATCTGCTTTCGGGGCACCTCGAATTTGTCCACCACCATCTGCACCCCCTGCCAGGAAAGAGGAGCTGGTCAGCCGGGggtggcagctgcagtgagggGAAGGAGCCCCGCTTTGCcattcaaaatacatttttaatgcagCCACGTCACCTCCTCTTGCCTGCCAAACTACCCCCTGAGGGAAATGCCGCCATCCCTGGGCTGCACCCCATGCCGGGGGCGAGGCCGCTCGGGGACCCACCTGGGGGACACTGGCAAGGTGCTGTCGCAGCGTGCGCAGGGTGgagggcacagcccccagccccggctccaTCTGCCCCTTCACCCTCTGGCTGGTGACGAAGGCGCAGGTGACGCTGATCCTGCGGGAATGAGCAGGCAGTGACGGTGCTGCCCGGCAGAGCCTCCCCATCCCGTAGGATGCGATTGCCCCAGCCCAGTGCGAGTTTTGGGGGGTGATCTGGGGGACTCACAGGATGATGAGGGAGGTGAAGGACAGGCAGGCCAGCaggcagcggcggcggcagcccAGCGAGCGCCGGTGGGCACGGAGGCGGCCCCCGCAGCGCCGCCGGCTCCGGCAGTAGCAGAAGCACATCCCCGCCACCGGCATGGCCACGGTGAAGAGCAGAGCCACGGCGGCACAGACGACATAGCCCAGCTCATACTGCACCACCTGTGCCATGGGAGAGCCTCGTCGGCACCTCTGCACCGCGCTCGGGGCACTCCGGGTGCCcaggtgccctgtgccaggtgGAAATCATCCCCGTGGGATCCCCCGCCCCACGTCCCGGCTCACCTGCGACGTCCGCACAGAGCCGGGGTCGTTCAAGGCtgtcctgagcagctctgcaaaaaaataaatcGTGGCACAGGTAGAGGAGGCCCCACCCGATGCATCCCCAAccttcctggcagcagcactgggacagaggCAGAATCCTCTTCCTGAACCCCTCTGgatccccagagcagctccggGCACGGCGATTGCAGCCAGCAAACCCCCCGAGGTCGCAGCACTCGCAGCAGCGGGGTCATGgctccccggcccggggctcaCCTGTGGGCAGCGGGTTTTGCTGGATGAGGTCCAGGCAGCGCCGGACGAGGCCGTAGAGGGGATCGAGCGAGCTGGGCACGCGGTGCAGCGCCGGCACCTGGATCTCGGCGTGCCTGTCGGTGAAGCGGAGGACGCCGCCGGGGCTGgaggggtggcactgctggctggcAGCGGGATGCAGCAGCgcccaggccagcagcagcccagccgCCCGCATGGCTCCGGCGGTGGCGAGCGGAGAGCCGGGGGCTCCGTCAGCCTGCGAGCGGGCGGAGGGGCATTCCCGGCCCCGGACGGCTCGCTCCGGCTgcgctgctgctgtgggaaaccTGCCTGACGGGTCAGCCGCTGCTCAAAGCCCAGACGCTGCCGTGGCTTGTTCCCCCCACGGGCTCCCCGGGGCGGCTGGGCTTGGCGGGGCTGTGTGGAGGCGTctcccaaaccatcccaggcCTGTTTCACAACCCCGGCATCCCTGAGTCACCGCTGCGGGGTCCCCGCTGTCAAGGCCTTTCCCCAAACCCATGGCAAAGCCTCTCCGGGGTTTTGGGGAGAGGGTCGGGGGGGTGGTGAACCCCCTGTCCGTGGGCTGGAGGCTGCTTGACCCCACCACAGCCACCTTGAAAGGTGGGATCTGGGATTTTGGGCATGACCTGAGGAGTGGGAAAGCCCTTGTGGGGGGATGTTCGTGTGTGGATGGGGTACCCGGGGATCACTCTTGGAAAAGCATCCTGACATCTGGGGTGGCAACAAGAGGACAAAATAAGGAGGAACacgtgggcagggacactgagcCCAGCTGGCGATGCCCACCCGCCAGCCGGGTGTGAGATGAGTTTCCAGCCTCAGCCCGTGCCTGTCTCACACCCCGAGGCAGCCgcagctccttcccagggcCTGGATCCTTCTCCTCGGCATGGGCCGAGCGCTAATTACAGGCTCGGCTGGAAGCGCAGGAGGTCCGACCTGATCTCTGGGAGCGGGGGGAGCAGCCCCGCTGTGCCCAGACAGCCCCGGGGCATCCCGAGAGCCGCGACCCTGCTCAGCCGGGCGGGTCGGACCGGCCCTGCCCCACCGCCGGCTGCCCACGGCCCCGACTCCGCGGCGTTGATGCTAATCCGGGCAGCTCCCCTCCTTCTGGAAAAGGGGCTTTCCTCCCAGCTGGAGGTGCCGCCagcttttttccaggctgatcCCCGCCGCCCGCTTGGGAATGGGATGTTGCGGACAGGAAAATCTTGTCCCGTCTCGGCTTTTGTCCCATCCTGGGACAAAAttggcagggccagggagggctggagtTTTCAGCACGGCTTAGTTCTGCGTGAATGTGTCTGTGCAAGGGAGCCCCGGCTGCCCACATTGGTCTGGGGCAGTGAGGGGGATGCTTAGGGATGATTTCCCACCATGATTTCCCATTCTCACGATGATTTCCCAACCACAGCCTCGATTTCCCATTCCCACGGCGATTTCCTAACCCCAGCCTGGATTTCCCATTCCCACGAGGATTTCCCATCCCCTCATGGCTTCCGTGTCCATTCCCACAAGCATTTCCCACTCCCACCATGATTTCCCGTGGTGGTTTCCCATAACCATGATGTTTTACAGGGCCAACAATCCTCCATCCCAACAATGACATTTTTGGGGGTGGAGGTGATTTTCGTGTCcaaggggaagggatggagtgTCACCGGTGACCCTGGCACTTGTGTCTGCTACCCCGCCCTTCCCTAGAGGTGGGAGGGGATGATTTTGGGAtgtttttgggttggttttgtcCTCTCTCCTCCTGGCCCAAGGGACaactgctgctcccagctgtgtttGAACCGTACCAGAGTGGTGTGGCCGCAATGGGGAGCCCGTGGGGTGGCCCTCCAGGGTGGCACCTTGGGATACTtgtgggaatggggcagggatgcTGATGCCAGGGATGCTGATGCCAGGATGGGTTGGGGATTTTGGGAGTACCAGCATTGATTAGGGATGCCGGTACCGGGGATACCAGGACCAAGTCAGGGATTCTGATACCAGAACTGCCAcaggctgccaggctggggatgcCAGTCCAGGGTGCTGTGGTGAACCAGGACAGTGATACCAGTACCAGCACAGAGACACCAGCACTGGAGTAACGATGCTGGTTCTGGTAGTGGAATGGTAATGCTGGGTCAGCCCTGGGGCAGTGATGTTGGTGCCGGTGTGGTGCTGCTGATGCTGGTACCGGAGCGGTGATGCTGGTTCGGTACCGGGGCAGTGATGTTGGTGCTGGTGTGGTGCTGCTGATGCTGGTACTGGAGCGGTGATGCTGGTTCAGTACCGGGGCAGTGATGCCGGTGCTGGTAGTGGAGCAGTGAAGCTGGTTTGGTCCCAGTATGCTGACGCTGGTTCAGTGCCGGTACTGTGGCACTGGTTCGGTCGTGGTTTGGTGGCACTCGTTCAGTCCCGGTGCAGTGACGCCGGTTCGGTGCCAGAGCAGTGGCACTGGTTCGGTCAAGGTGCAGTGACACCGGTTCGGTCATGGTGCAGTGCCACTGTTCTATCGTGGTGCGGTGGCGCCGGTTCGGCACCGGTTCAGGGCCGGTTTGGTGCTGGTTGGGTGCTGGTTCAGTGCCGGTTGGGTGCCGGTTGGGTGCCGGTTCAGTGTCGGTTCGGTGCCGGTTGGGTGCCGGTTGGGTGCCGGTTCACTGTGGGTTGGGTGCCGGTTCGGTGCCGGCTCAGTGCCGGTTGGGTGCCAGTTCAGTGCCGGTTCGGTGCCGGCTCAGTGCCGGCTCGGTGCCGGTTTGGTGCTGGTTAGGTGGTGCCGGTTCGGAGCCGGTTCAGTGACGGTGCTGTGGCACTGGTTCAGTGCCGGTTCAGTGCCGGTTCGGTGGTGCCGGCTCGGCGCCGGTTCGGTGCCGGTTCGGCGCCGGTTCGGTGCCGGTTGGGTGCCGTTTCGGTGCCGGTTCGGTGCCGGTTCGGTGCCGGTTCTGTGCCGGTTCGGTGCCGGTTTGGTGTCTGTTCGGTGCCGGTTTGGTGTCTGTTCGGTGCCGGTTTGGTGCCGGTTTGGTGTCTGTTCGGTGCCGGTTCGGTGCCGTTTCGGTGCCGGTTCGGTGCCGGTTTGGTGGCGGTTTGGTGTCTGTTTGGTGTCTGTTCGGTGCCGGTTCGGTGCCGGTTTGGTGCCGGTTTGGTGTCTGTTCGGTGCCGGTTCGGTGCCGTTTCGGTGCCGGTTCGGTGCCGGTTCGGTGGCGGTTTGGTGTCTGTTTGGTGTCTGTTCGGTGCCGGTTCGGTGCCGGTTCGGTACCGCCCGTGACCGCTACGCGGCGCGAGAGCCCCAGGGAGCCGCGCGGGGGGCGTGGCCTCTGGGTGGGCGTGGTCTTCTCGTATGGGGGCGTGGCCTCGAGGCGCTCGGCGGCCCTTGCGGCGGGCGCGGAAGTGACGTCACGCGCGGGCGCGGCGCCGTCGCCATCATGGCGGGCAGAGGAGCCTGTCGCGTCCCGGAGCGGTGAGCGCGGCCTGAGCGCGGCccgagcgcggccccgccgcccctcccGGCCTGGGTTCCCGGCCTGGGCTCCCGGCCGCACGGAGGGACCCAGAGCCCGGCAGCGGCGGTGCCGCGTGGCACCGTCACATGGGTGTCGTGGGGTGGGCAGCCCGGTCTCTGGGGCTCCAGGGTTTGAAGGGCCGCGGGCCTGGAGCGGATCTCTGGCCAGGGTCGGTGCTGAGGGTCCGTGAGCCGGGGGGGATTTGGGAGTCCCGGGCCCGGTGGAGGTTTGAGGGTCCCCAGACCAGGGCCGTGCTTCCCAGGCCGGGGTAGATTTGAGGGCTCTGGGCTTGCGGGGTTTGAGGGTCCCCAGGACTGGGGGGAATTTGAGGGTCCCTGGGCCGGGCAGCGTTTGAGGGGCTCcccggacagggggtctggcGGACCATGGGTTGGAGGGTCCCTGGACGTGGGGGATTGTGAGGGTCTCACGCCAGTGGGAGGCTGAGGCTCCTCGGTCCTGGTGAATTTGTGGTTCCCAAGCCGGGGGGAGTTGGGTTCCCGGGTCTGGGGGTGTTTGGGGGGCCCGGGCCGGGGTCCCTGCCCCGGTTTCACACTCCTGTGGGTTCAGGTGGACCGAGTACATCCCGCTGGGCTGCAGGATGCCGGGCACGCGCTTCATCGCCTTCAAGGTGCCCCTGAAGAAGGTGAGGGACCCGCGGGTGCGGGGGCAGTTGGGGCTGGTGacagctgtgggaaggcagggctgggtggggatTCCTTGAGGGAATTCCTGAG
This genomic window contains:
- the PROM2 gene encoding prominin-2 isoform X1 codes for the protein MRAAGLLLAWALLHPAASQQCHPSSPGGVLRFTDRHAEIQVPALHRVPSSLDPLYGLVRRCLDLIQQNPLPTELLRTALNDPGSVRTSQVVQYELGYVVCAAVALLFTVAMPVAGMCFCYCRSRRRCGGRLRAHRRSLGCRRRCLLACLSFTSLIILISVTCAFVTSQRVKGQMEPGLGAVPSTLRTLRQHLASVPQGVQMVVDKFEVPRKQINSDLGGLSRSVGLSIHAQLKAMTYAALADLQDRAGDLQTSLHHLQIVHRTARALAAARAELEPALRERRRRVVALLDDPRCTSCASVLGRAQGLEPGADYGKVPSVEKVLEALAGLPRSDFAEMIRQGNGTFNSIPELAVERMAQVIQDLRGDLARTAEKVQSIADGFPLPDYTRPVSDALGKAEERSRPYLREVERFERYRWIVGTVLCSIILLILLCNVTGMALGAYGLSKREDPSDYECRGEAGAKFLLVGVGLAFLFSWLLILLVFATFLVGGNIQTLVCRNWVNQEIYKFIDTPGNLPPSMNLTRQLNLRRDSNLSSTYRECKSGAGLWEVLQLDRSYDLDEHLKMSKYTADFQKRLGDFTADLGDVRLLRSEGRQDLETFARSGVDEVDYGRFQEEMKNPVVQTSLPGLARNLEGLQKMQRNSTVAGRLAAEARALWHMQNSTVQSQEALVVSPKTVGSGATGTSLKGTTRFLSLSHLPVPQAKLGESVQFLSRLAPHLKERVKRTLATMASVEARLPVQAQQILRQELGCFTRRELRYFGQYLNWVGQTLREDVASCQPLATALDNGRVILCDRIADPWNAFWFSLGCCTFFLIPSIIFAVRLTKHFRPIRNRLISTGSEETCPFHIPRVTALKL
- the PROM2 gene encoding prominin-2 isoform X2, giving the protein MRAAGLLLAWALLHPAASQQCHPSSPGGVLRFTDRHAEIQVPALHRVPSSLDPLYGLVRRCLDLIQQNPLPTELLRTALNDPGSVRTSQVVQYELGYVVCAAVALLFTVAMPVAGMCFCYCRSRRRCGGRLRAHRRSLGCRRRCLLACLSFTSLIILISVTCAFVTSQRVKGQMEPGLGAVPSTLRTLRQHLASVPQGVQMVVDKFEVPRKQINSDLGGLSRSVGLSIHAQLKAMTYAALADLQDRAGDLQTSLHHLQIVHRTARALAAARAELEPALRERRRRVVALLDDPRCTSCASVLGRAQGLEPGADYGKVPSVEKVLEALAGLPRSDFAEMIRQGNGTFNSIPELAVERMAQVIQDLRGDLARTAEKVQSIADGFPLPDYTRPVSDALGKAEERSRPYLREVERFERYRWIVGTVLCSIILLILLCNVTGMALGAYGLSKREDPSDYECRGEAGAKFLLVGVGLAFLFSWLLILLVFATFLVGGNIQTLVCRNWVNQEIYKFIDTPGNLPPSMNLTRQLNLRRDSNLSSTYRECKSGAGLWEVLQLDRSYDLDEHLKMSKYTADFQKRLGDFTADLGDVRLLRSEGRQDLETFARSGVDEVDYGRFQEEMKNPVVQTSLPGLARNLEGLQKMQRNSTVAGRLAAEARALWHMQNSTVQSQEALVAKLGESVQFLSRLAPHLKERVKRTLATMASVEARLPVQAQQILRQELGCFTRRELRYFGQYLNWVGQTLREDVASCQPLATALDNGRVILCDRIADPWNAFWFSLGCCTFFLIPSIIFAVRLTKHFRPIRNRLISTGSEETCPFHIPRVTALKL